One Campylobacterota bacterium DNA segment encodes these proteins:
- a CDS encoding cupin, whose protein sequence is MHQASFTSDIVYGDAQPVITPLIDSGFTKEIRIVFRTGQSMKAHKTSFPITVMIVSGSIDFGVGEERFTLNTGDVIALEGNVMHDLNALEDSVVRLSLHKGDSVARVNSVLKL, encoded by the coding sequence ATGCATCAGGCTTCATTTACGTCCGACATCGTTTACGGCGACGCCCAACCCGTCATTACCCCTCTCATCGATAGCGGCTTTACCAAAGAGATCCGGATCGTTTTTCGTACGGGTCAATCGATGAAAGCCCATAAAACGTCGTTTCCGATTACGGTAATGATCGTATCGGGCAGTATCGATTTCGGGGTGGGCGAGGAACGTTTTACGCTCAACACGGGGGATGTGATCGCGCTGGAAGGAAACGTCATGCATGACCTGAACGCACTGGAAGATTCGGTTGTCCGATTGAGCCTGCACAAAGGCGACAGTGTCGCGAGGGTCAATTCCGTACTTAAGTTATAA
- a CDS encoding glucose-6-phosphate isomerase, producing MLRFVNHFSTKNIDPFTIEKGYEALRFEAQSGEVGYYDLPRASQPLVAEVEALRPAIDKKYNTIAVIGIGGSSLGIKAIERLLRPGTPNAKKIVYLENSDPISVSQVISQIDKPRTLFIVISKSGSTVETLSIFKRVIVAFDLKVEHSDQVMVISDEGSVLSRYADENGLRRFVIPSNVGGRFSVLSAVGIVPLTLAGFDTLEVLKGAEAFLERFWERKEDHLLQKAAYYVTHAQRFPMNVLFAYSDTFEEFGKWMVQLWGESLGKRNRRGERVGLTPIALIGSVDQHSFLQLIVQGPLNKTVTFMHIAESEESLMIPELSLRYLEKSDFVNGHSFNELINAQCMATMKSVIESDVSVDDIEWKKIDEHSVGGMIIYYELLTSASGALLEINTYDQPGVELGKQILEGYFRG from the coding sequence ATGCTCCGCTTCGTCAACCACTTCAGCACGAAGAACATCGACCCTTTCACCATCGAAAAAGGGTACGAAGCTCTGCGTTTTGAAGCCCAAAGCGGCGAAGTAGGGTATTATGATCTTCCGCGCGCTTCGCAACCGCTGGTAGCAGAAGTGGAGGCTCTTCGCCCCGCAATCGACAAAAAATACAACACGATCGCCGTCATCGGGATCGGGGGATCGTCGCTGGGGATCAAAGCGATCGAACGTCTATTGCGTCCCGGCACCCCGAACGCCAAAAAAATCGTTTACCTCGAAAACTCCGATCCGATCAGCGTCAGCCAGGTAATTTCGCAGATCGACAAACCCCGCACCCTTTTCATCGTTATCTCCAAATCGGGCAGCACCGTCGAGACCCTCTCGATTTTCAAGCGGGTCATTGTCGCATTCGATCTGAAAGTGGAACATTCCGACCAGGTAATGGTGATCAGCGATGAGGGATCGGTCCTTTCGCGCTATGCGGACGAAAACGGATTGCGCCGTTTCGTGATCCCTTCCAACGTCGGAGGGCGTTTTTCGGTCCTCAGCGCGGTCGGGATCGTCCCCCTGACCCTCGCGGGGTTCGACACCCTCGAAGTCCTCAAGGGAGCCGAGGCGTTCCTGGAGCGTTTCTGGGAACGCAAAGAGGATCACCTGCTGCAAAAGGCGGCTTATTACGTCACCCATGCGCAGCGCTTTCCGATGAACGTCCTTTTCGCCTATTCCGACACCTTCGAGGAGTTCGGAAAATGGATGGTGCAACTGTGGGGCGAATCGCTCGGAAAACGGAATCGTCGCGGCGAACGGGTAGGGTTGACGCCGATCGCTCTGATCGGTTCGGTCGATCAGCATTCGTTTTTACAGCTGATCGTGCAGGGGCCGCTGAACAAAACGGTCACCTTCATGCACATCGCCGAATCCGAAGAATCGCTGATGATTCCCGAACTTTCGCTGCGCTATTTGGAGAAAAGCGATTTCGTCAACGGCCATTCGTTTAACGAACTGATCAACGCGCAGTGCATGGCGACGATGAAAAGCGTCATCGAAAGCGACGTCAGCGTCGATGACATCGAGTGGAAAAAAATCGATGAACATTCTGTCGGCGGGATGATCATCTATTACGAACTGCTCACGTCCGCCAGTGGAGCGCTGCTGGAGATCAACACGTACGATCAGCCCGGAGTGGAGTTGGGGAAACAGATTCTGGAAGGATATTTCAGGGGGTGA
- a CDS encoding PAS domain-containing protein has protein sequence MANQELTFGEDEFIVSKTDLKGKITYGNALFIKMSGYTEHELMHKPHNILRHEEMPAVVFKLLWSRIQAGKEIFAYVKNKTKNGDYYWVFAHVTPSFDAGRQISNYHSVRRKPTQKALDAIKPLYAALLQKEKSGGIAASEAALNQILKDKGMSYDEFILSL, from the coding sequence ATGGCCAATCAAGAGCTAACGTTCGGGGAAGACGAATTCATCGTTTCCAAGACCGATCTTAAAGGCAAAATTACCTACGGTAATGCCCTGTTCATCAAAATGTCGGGCTATACGGAGCATGAGCTCATGCACAAGCCCCATAACATCCTCCGCCACGAAGAGATGCCCGCCGTCGTCTTCAAACTGCTCTGGAGCCGTATCCAGGCGGGGAAAGAGATTTTCGCCTACGTCAAAAACAAAACGAAAAACGGCGATTACTACTGGGTTTTCGCCCACGTCACCCCTTCGTTCGACGCCGGCCGCCAAATCAGCAATTACCACTCTGTACGCCGCAAACCGACCCAAAAAGCGCTTGACGCGATCAAACCTCTTTACGCGGCTCTTCTTCAAAAGGAAAAAAGCGGAGGGATCGCCGCATCCGAAGCGGCACTGAACCAAATCCTCAAAGACAAAGGAATGTCGTATGACGAATTTATCCTCTCTCTCTAA
- a CDS encoding tyrosine-type recombinase/integrase: protein MSGELDAFIEYITVIKALSPRTVDAYASDLDEIEKATGKSLTRIDPADVFALWGSIPNKRTLNRKLSSFNSFLDFCHRSRFDSISSKFSLSKIPKNLPKYLTYETIQSGLARIDRSDWLGLRDYALILFLYATGTRISECLEAQEGDIEGEWLRIRHGKGEKERYVPIAEEAMRALRAYREACPYSRPLLWLNYRGEPLSRVSAFKVTQKYLDTSPHALRHSYATALILGGADLRVVQELLGHASLLTTQIYTHVQKQNLQETVRECHPMARD from the coding sequence ATGTCGGGAGAGCTTGACGCTTTTATCGAATACATCACGGTCATCAAAGCGCTGAGCCCGCGGACGGTCGACGCGTATGCGAGCGATCTCGATGAGATCGAAAAAGCGACGGGCAAAAGCCTGACCCGGATCGATCCGGCCGATGTTTTCGCGCTGTGGGGATCGATTCCCAACAAACGGACCCTCAACCGAAAACTTTCCTCTTTCAATTCCTTTCTCGATTTTTGTCATCGGAGCCGGTTCGATTCGATCTCCTCGAAGTTTTCCCTTTCCAAAATCCCGAAAAATCTTCCCAAATACCTCACCTATGAGACGATCCAGTCCGGACTCGCCCGGATCGATCGCAGCGACTGGCTCGGGCTTCGCGACTACGCGCTGATCCTTTTTCTGTACGCGACGGGGACGCGGATCAGCGAATGCCTCGAGGCGCAGGAAGGGGACATCGAAGGGGAGTGGCTCCGTATCCGCCACGGAAAAGGGGAAAAAGAGCGCTACGTTCCGATCGCCGAAGAAGCGATGAGGGCGCTGCGCGCTTACCGCGAGGCATGTCCGTATAGCCGCCCGCTGTTATGGCTCAATTACCGCGGAGAACCGCTCAGCCGCGTTTCGGCTTTCAAGGTAACGCAGAAGTATCTGGACACCTCTCCCCACGCCCTGCGCCACTCGTACGCGACGGCCCTGATCCTCGGCGGCGCCGATTTGCGGGTTGTGCAGGAGCTGCTGGGGCACGCGTCGCTGCTCACCACGCAGATCTATACCCACGTTCAGAAACAGAATCTTCAGGAGACGGTCAGAGAGTGCCATCCGATGGCGCGGGATTGA
- a CDS encoding Spx/MgsR family RNA polymerase-binding regulatory protein codes for MVRVFGIKNCDSVKKALHFLNAHSIPYEFHDFKTAPVGKEKIAEWARTVPVSTLLNTKGTTYRALGLKSLTLDDSGKIGWMSDHNLLIKRPVIESPAGLIVGFDLIQYEGIFANARQ; via the coding sequence ATGGTTCGTGTTTTCGGCATCAAAAACTGCGACAGCGTCAAAAAAGCGCTTCATTTTTTGAACGCGCACTCGATCCCGTATGAATTCCACGATTTTAAAACCGCTCCCGTCGGCAAAGAAAAAATTGCCGAGTGGGCCCGCACCGTCCCCGTTTCAACCCTTTTGAATACCAAAGGGACGACCTACCGTGCCCTCGGGCTCAAATCGCTTACACTGGACGATTCGGGAAAAATCGGCTGGATGAGCGACCACAATCTCCTGATCAAGCGCCCGGTGATCGAATCGCCCGCCGGCCTGATCGTCGGATTCGACCTAATCCAATACGAAGGAATTTTCGCCAATGCAAGACAATAA
- a CDS encoding PQQ-binding-like beta-propeller repeat protein produces MKFSLLALSAALAVFFSGCSHKEVYKPDDVKGEWRNAGRLSDSIAQVTSNAALLENGVLLAKDGEKRVKLPEGYRLLNGGSEWIVTESPERNLVLFSSEGGEGKVTFEFKRGVAAASVQDDILAVLFANNEMALYSLESKKLLFKEASNASVAVDSRIANPYFLKELVLFLTLDGKIVIVNSQTKQVLRSVVVSSEEYFNNIAYLNVIDNNLVASTGYGVLALSQKEAREKYDIRNIAYTNEGIWLTTKQGEVIALSPALQFRAKKKFPFAHFVGISVQNDRVYVLEKEGYMIALTKNLLAYDVYDVDLQEGDKIFVGDGRFYFDDRYISIQ; encoded by the coding sequence ATGAAATTTTCCCTGCTTGCGCTGAGTGCCGCCCTGGCCGTATTTTTTAGCGGATGTTCCCACAAAGAGGTGTACAAACCCGATGACGTCAAGGGAGAATGGCGAAACGCCGGGCGTCTGAGCGATTCGATCGCTCAGGTCACATCGAACGCCGCGTTGCTCGAAAACGGAGTTCTCCTTGCCAAAGACGGTGAAAAACGGGTCAAACTCCCCGAGGGATACCGTCTGCTCAACGGCGGCTCGGAATGGATCGTGACCGAAAGCCCCGAGCGCAATCTCGTCCTTTTCTCCTCGGAGGGGGGAGAAGGCAAGGTGACGTTTGAATTCAAGCGGGGAGTCGCCGCCGCATCGGTTCAAGACGATATTCTGGCCGTGCTGTTTGCAAACAACGAGATGGCACTTTATTCGCTGGAATCGAAAAAGTTACTTTTCAAAGAGGCGTCGAACGCATCGGTCGCGGTAGATTCACGCATCGCCAACCCCTATTTTCTCAAAGAGCTGGTACTGTTCCTGACGCTTGACGGTAAAATCGTCATCGTTAATTCCCAGACCAAACAGGTGCTCCGCTCGGTCGTCGTCAGCTCCGAAGAGTATTTCAACAATATCGCCTATCTCAATGTCATCGACAACAATCTCGTCGCGTCGACCGGGTATGGGGTTTTGGCATTGTCGCAAAAAGAGGCTCGGGAAAAATACGACATCCGCAATATCGCCTATACAAATGAGGGGATCTGGCTGACGACCAAACAAGGCGAGGTGATCGCTCTGTCGCCTGCGCTGCAGTTCCGCGCCAAAAAGAAATTTCCTTTTGCCCATTTCGTGGGGATCAGCGTCCAGAACGACCGTGTTTACGTGCTGGAAAAAGAGGGGTATATGATCGCCCTGACCAAAAACCTTCTGGCGTACGACGTGTACGACGTCGATCTCCAGGAAGGGGATAAGATTTTTGTCGGCGACGGCCGTTTTTATTTCGACGACCGCTATATCTCCATCCAGTAA
- a CDS encoding type IV pilus twitching motility protein PilT, with protein MQDNNGAPLDIHKLLKSVVAYKASDLHLVSRSEPQIRIDGRLVALNLPVLDGRDIEEMAYSLLTEKQKKTFEEYNELDFSIVIPDVGRFRANYYKTMEDIACAFRIIPVTIPSLDDLNAKKIFKSIIKREKGLILVTGPTGSGKSTTLAAMLNEINMTESRHIITVEDPVEFVHTNKKSLFSHRNIGTDTRSFSAALKYALRQDPDVILIGEMRDKETIQAALTAAETGRLVFGTLHTNSAPQTINRIIDVFSGDEQPQVRAQLSTSLVAVISQVLMPKIGGGRIAAQEVMITNPAIANLIREDKVHQLYSQMQLNQQETNMSTQTQEIVECLRKKLISRDTAIQFSNKPDELLRIIRTM; from the coding sequence ATGCAAGACAATAACGGCGCTCCGCTCGATATCCACAAACTCCTCAAAAGCGTCGTCGCTTACAAAGCGTCCGACCTTCACCTCGTCAGCCGCTCCGAGCCCCAGATCCGTATCGACGGTCGGCTCGTTGCCCTCAATCTCCCCGTTCTGGACGGGCGCGACATCGAAGAGATGGCCTATTCACTCCTCACCGAAAAGCAGAAAAAGACCTTCGAAGAATACAACGAACTCGATTTTTCGATCGTCATCCCCGACGTCGGCCGCTTCCGTGCCAACTACTACAAAACGATGGAAGACATCGCCTGCGCGTTCCGTATCATCCCGGTGACCATCCCTTCGCTGGACGATCTCAACGCCAAAAAAATCTTCAAAAGCATCATCAAACGCGAAAAAGGGCTCATCCTCGTCACTGGTCCGACGGGGAGCGGTAAATCGACAACCCTCGCGGCGATGCTCAACGAGATCAACATGACCGAATCGCGCCACATCATCACCGTCGAAGATCCGGTCGAGTTCGTCCACACGAACAAAAAATCGCTCTTTTCCCACCGTAACATCGGCACCGATACCCGCAGTTTCTCCGCGGCGCTCAAATACGCCCTCCGACAGGATCCCGACGTCATCCTGATCGGTGAGATGCGGGACAAAGAGACGATCCAGGCGGCACTTACCGCCGCCGAAACCGGTCGCCTGGTCTTCGGAACGCTCCACACCAATTCCGCCCCCCAGACGATCAACCGTATCATCGACGTCTTCAGCGGCGACGAGCAGCCGCAGGTGCGGGCTCAGCTCTCAACCTCTCTGGTCGCCGTCATTTCGCAGGTTCTGATGCCCAAAATCGGCGGCGGGCGGATTGCTGCGCAGGAGGTGATGATCACCAATCCCGCGATTGCCAACCTGATTCGCGAAGACAAAGTCCATCAGCTCTATTCACAGATGCAGCTCAACCAGCAGGAGACCAATATGTCGACCCAGACGCAGGAAATCGTCGAATGCCTCCGCAAAAAGCTTATCAGCCGCGATACCGCGATCCAGTTCTCGAACAAACCCGACGAACTGCTCCGGATTATCAGGACGATGTGA
- the dbpA gene encoding ATP-dependent RNA helicase DbpA has protein sequence MSPFDSLPLRPQLFKALARLGFTAMTPIQNDALPPILAGKNVIARSATGSGKTLAFSLGVLEKIDPKRFEIQSLLLCPTRELAEQVAKTVRSLASEIGNVKVLSLCGGVPMRGQIHSLKHGAHIIVGTPGRVLKLLQIDALSLSAVKTTVLDEADHMIDMGFIEDIGAILEYVPRNAQHLLFSATYPDEILSLASSIISDPVFIRSESPVQVPRIEEIAYRCTDKPTAIASIMATHDLDGVMIFCNTKIQTDALCTALNAMGIHALALHGDMEQFDRNEAIIQFRNGSATALVATDVAGRGIDIDGLDAIINYDVPTQKERYLHRIGRTGRAGKSGLAITLCDDETPLRAIDVDLPLRPLIDASPKRLLRTSLQTLCIDAGRKEKLRPGDIVGALIHECGLTKDQIGKIDQLDHLSYVALPRSLGEKIYQNLKNRPIKGRNFRLWLLD, from the coding sequence ATGTCCCCTTTTGATTCCCTTCCCTTACGCCCCCAGCTCTTCAAAGCCCTTGCACGTCTCGGTTTTACCGCCATGACACCGATCCAGAACGATGCCCTTCCCCCCATCCTGGCAGGAAAAAACGTTATCGCCCGTTCCGCGACCGGAAGCGGAAAAACCCTTGCGTTCTCTTTGGGGGTGCTGGAGAAAATCGATCCCAAACGGTTCGAAATCCAGTCCCTTTTACTCTGTCCTACCCGCGAACTCGCCGAACAGGTCGCCAAAACCGTCCGCTCCCTCGCCAGTGAAATCGGTAACGTCAAAGTCCTGAGTCTCTGCGGCGGGGTGCCGATGCGGGGCCAGATCCATTCTCTCAAGCACGGTGCCCATATTATCGTGGGAACGCCGGGTCGGGTTTTGAAGCTGTTGCAGATCGACGCCCTCTCGCTGTCGGCGGTCAAGACGACAGTACTGGATGAAGCCGACCACATGATCGACATGGGATTTATCGAGGATATCGGCGCGATTTTGGAATACGTTCCGCGCAATGCGCAGCATCTTCTTTTTTCGGCGACCTATCCGGACGAAATCCTCTCGCTGGCCTCGTCGATCATCAGCGATCCCGTTTTTATCCGTTCCGAAAGCCCCGTTCAGGTTCCCAGAATCGAAGAGATCGCCTACCGCTGTACCGACAAGCCCACTGCGATCGCTTCGATCATGGCGACCCACGATCTGGACGGCGTCATGATTTTTTGCAACACGAAAATCCAGACCGATGCGCTGTGTACGGCGCTGAACGCGATGGGAATCCACGCGCTCGCCCTGCACGGAGACATGGAACAGTTCGACCGTAACGAAGCGATCATCCAGTTTCGCAACGGCAGCGCGACCGCCCTCGTGGCGACCGATGTAGCCGGGCGCGGCATCGACATCGACGGCCTCGACGCCATTATCAATTACGACGTACCGACCCAGAAAGAACGTTACCTTCACCGCATCGGACGTACGGGACGCGCTGGGAAAAGCGGCCTTGCGATCACCCTCTGCGACGACGAAACCCCTTTGAGGGCGATCGATGTCGATCTCCCGCTCCGTCCCCTGATCGATGCGTCGCCCAAACGGCTCCTACGTACCTCCTTGCAAACCCTCTGCATCGATGCCGGACGCAAAGAAAAACTCCGTCCCGGCGACATCGTCGGAGCTCTCATCCACGAATGCGGCCTCACCAAAGATCAGATTGGAAAGATCGATCAGCTCGATCACCTGAGCTACGTCGCCCTTCCCCGCTCCCTCGGGGAAAAAATTTACCAAAATCTCAAAAATCGTCCCATAAAAGGGAGAAATTTCAGGTTATGGCTGTTAGACTGA
- the gap gene encoding type I glyceraldehyde-3-phosphate dehydrogenase, translating into MALKVAINGTGRIGIIVAKIIAERSDIELVALNTTAKPEMLEYLLKFDSVHRGIDAKVIDEQTIQIGGKNVRMFNDRNIDNVDFGGAGAEVVIECTGKFLDQESCAKHLKNGVKKVIMSAPAKDDSPTYVFGVNSDQYKGEAIISNASCTTNCLGPITKVLDDAFGIENGLMTTIHSYTNDQNILDVKHSKDPRRARAAAMNMIPTSTGAAKAIGKVMPHLQGKLNGYAMRVPTPDVSVVDLTVNLKKEVTKEEVHAAFNAAAEGAFKGLIEIDNDKRVSSDFIGSTYSSTYVPDMTSVVDGNTVKVLAWYDNEWGYSSRLVDMTVLIGNR; encoded by the coding sequence ATGGCACTCAAAGTGGCGATTAACGGCACAGGAAGAATCGGAATTATCGTAGCTAAAATCATCGCAGAACGCAGTGACATCGAGCTGGTCGCGCTTAATACGACCGCAAAACCCGAAATGCTTGAGTATCTGTTGAAATTCGACAGCGTCCACCGCGGTATCGACGCGAAAGTGATCGACGAACAGACGATCCAAATCGGCGGGAAAAACGTCCGCATGTTCAACGACCGCAATATCGACAACGTCGATTTCGGCGGTGCGGGCGCCGAAGTGGTCATCGAATGTACGGGTAAATTCCTGGATCAGGAAAGCTGTGCCAAACACCTCAAAAACGGTGTCAAGAAAGTAATCATGTCGGCACCGGCCAAAGACGACAGCCCGACGTACGTTTTCGGGGTCAATTCGGATCAGTACAAAGGGGAAGCCATCATCTCCAACGCCAGCTGTACGACCAACTGTCTTGGACCGATCACGAAAGTTCTCGACGACGCGTTCGGAATCGAAAACGGTCTGATGACGACGATCCATTCGTACACGAACGATCAGAACATCCTCGACGTCAAACACTCCAAAGATCCCCGCCGCGCGCGCGCAGCGGCGATGAACATGATCCCGACCTCTACCGGGGCGGCCAAGGCGATCGGCAAAGTCATGCCGCATCTGCAGGGAAAACTCAACGGATACGCGATGCGGGTTCCGACACCGGACGTTTCGGTCGTCGACCTGACCGTCAACCTGAAAAAAGAGGTGACCAAAGAGGAAGTCCATGCGGCGTTCAACGCGGCGGCGGAAGGGGCTTTCAAAGGGTTGATCGAGATCGACAACGACAAACGGGTCTCCTCCGATTTTATCGGAAGCACCTACAGCTCGACCTACGTTCCGGACATGACGAGCGTCGTGGACGGCAATACCGTCAAAGTACTGGCATGGTACGATAACGAATGGGGGTACAGCAGCCGGCTTGTGGACATGACGGTTCTCATCGGTAACCGCTGA
- a CDS encoding glycine zipper 2TM domain-containing protein has product MSITPLSKFSFPILFCGTLLSAESFSTVEYVKVTRSSPVYATIQEEIPEERCYDVQEAVETGGGMNNVVGAVAGGALGGVLGHQIGGGTGKTVATVGGAVLGTLAGQKVAGSYGGGNTPSYRTVRKCETQKTYKSRQVLSGYTNTAVFKGKSISVESDQPLKEIPVTVTYSY; this is encoded by the coding sequence ATGTCCATCACACCCCTTTCTAAATTCTCTTTTCCGATCCTTTTTTGCGGAACGTTGCTTAGCGCGGAGAGTTTTTCGACCGTCGAATACGTCAAGGTGACGCGTTCTTCTCCGGTCTATGCGACGATCCAGGAAGAGATTCCCGAAGAACGGTGCTACGACGTCCAGGAAGCGGTCGAAACCGGCGGCGGGATGAACAATGTAGTCGGTGCCGTTGCCGGCGGCGCACTGGGCGGCGTTTTGGGCCACCAGATCGGCGGCGGAACAGGGAAAACCGTTGCGACCGTCGGGGGCGCCGTTCTGGGGACGCTGGCGGGACAGAAAGTGGCCGGAAGCTACGGCGGGGGAAATACCCCATCTTATCGCACGGTACGCAAATGCGAGACCCAAAAAACCTACAAATCGCGCCAGGTGCTCAGCGGCTACACCAACACTGCCGTGTTCAAAGGAAAATCGATCAGCGTGGAGAGCGATCAACCTCTCAAAGAGATTCCCGTGACGGTCACCTACAGTTACTGA
- a CDS encoding CZB domain-containing protein: MFKSNAYKSIVNGVAETEFADHHNCRLGQWYDGGVGHDRFGHLGSFKPMEKPHEVVHTMVHTNMVFIEGEDRSIEHQEEVLNNFKTMEVASHELFDLLDNLIKESEDDLMKHANLA; encoded by the coding sequence ATCTTCAAATCCAACGCCTACAAATCGATCGTCAACGGAGTTGCGGAAACGGAGTTCGCCGATCATCACAATTGCCGGCTGGGGCAATGGTACGACGGCGGCGTAGGACACGACCGTTTCGGGCATCTGGGCAGCTTCAAGCCGATGGAAAAGCCGCATGAAGTGGTACACACAATGGTTCATACGAACATGGTTTTCATCGAAGGCGAAGACCGCTCGATCGAGCATCAAGAAGAAGTACTGAACAATTTCAAAACAATGGAAGTGGCAAGCCACGAGCTTTTCGACCTGCTGGACAATCTGATCAAAGAATCCGAAGACGACCTGATGAAACACGCGAATCTGGCCTAA
- a CDS encoding type III pantothenate kinase — MILCDVGNTSVDLYKEGKRTKIGAGDFDPASITGTVCFISVNARFSQRVAGLANWYDLRGQVEWEKYYPTMGIDRIMACEAIEDGVVVDAGSAITVDIMDDGVYRGGFIALGLRAAGDAYARLSPALDVSWNFEVDLAKMAKNTQDAVTAGFLAPLVAQIGKIGKPIYLCGGDAPVLSRFLPDSVVDEELIFKGMKKLIEKGRVC; from the coding sequence ATGATTTTATGCGACGTCGGCAACACATCGGTTGATTTGTACAAGGAAGGGAAACGGACCAAAATCGGTGCCGGGGATTTTGATCCCGCTTCCATCACCGGGACGGTCTGTTTTATCAGCGTCAATGCCCGGTTCAGTCAGCGCGTTGCGGGTCTGGCGAACTGGTACGATCTTCGCGGGCAGGTCGAGTGGGAAAAATATTACCCGACGATGGGAATCGACCGGATTATGGCGTGCGAAGCGATCGAAGACGGGGTCGTCGTCGATGCGGGGAGCGCGATCACCGTCGATATTATGGACGATGGAGTCTATCGGGGGGGATTCATCGCTTTGGGGCTTCGTGCCGCCGGCGATGCATACGCGCGCCTCTCTCCCGCGCTGGACGTGTCATGGAACTTTGAGGTTGATTTGGCTAAAATGGCGAAAAATACCCAAGACGCCGTCACGGCCGGGTTTCTGGCCCCTCTGGTCGCGCAGATCGGCAAGATCGGAAAACCGATCTATCTGTGTGGCGGCGACGCACCGGTCTTAAGCCGTTTTCTCCCCGATTCGGTCGTGGACGAAGAGCTGATCTTCAAGGGAATGAAAAAGTTAATCGAAAAAGGTAGAGTATGCTAA
- the gatC gene encoding Asp-tRNA(Asn)/Glu-tRNA(Gln) amidotransferase subunit GatC translates to MQIDETLLQRLEKLSYLEIPQEHRAEMIAQLSEIVSFVDNLAELDTEGVGATFAMSDAPTRLREDEGIADRRVNDDILSHAPQAQDHFFIVPKIIE, encoded by the coding sequence ATGCAAATCGACGAAACCCTTTTACAGAGACTCGAAAAACTCTCCTACCTCGAAATTCCGCAGGAGCATCGCGCCGAAATGATCGCGCAGCTGAGCGAAATCGTTTCGTTCGTCGACAACCTCGCCGAACTCGACACCGAAGGGGTGGGAGCGACGTTTGCGATGTCGGACGCTCCGACGCGCCTTCGCGAGGATGAGGGGATCGCCGACCGCCGCGTCAACGACGACATCCTATCCCACGCACCGCAGGCACAGGACCATTTTTTCATCGTACCGAAAATCATCGAGTAA
- the hisG gene encoding ATP phosphoribosyltransferase — protein MLSVALPKGRIADETLEIFESIFGSGFKFDDRKLILQTENFKFLLVRNQDVATYVYHQAADIGVVGLDTLEEQGLDVIRLLDLQKGKCRIAIGMRAGEKPDFTKSEIKVATKMVNITKRYFAERAVAADIIKLYGSIELAPLVGLADMIVDVVETGSTMKQNGLEVVETIMESSTHLIANKNSFFEKKDEILDIYEKINTLLYGSR, from the coding sequence ATGCTAAGTGTCGCACTCCCCAAAGGGCGGATCGCCGATGAAACGCTGGAGATTTTTGAATCGATTTTCGGCAGCGGGTTCAAATTCGACGATCGAAAACTGATTCTCCAGACCGAGAATTTCAAGTTCTTGCTGGTGCGCAACCAGGACGTCGCGACGTACGTCTATCACCAGGCCGCCGATATCGGCGTCGTCGGACTCGATACGCTCGAAGAGCAGGGGCTGGACGTCATCCGTCTGCTTGATCTTCAAAAAGGGAAATGCCGCATCGCCATCGGGATGCGGGCGGGTGAAAAGCCCGATTTCACCAAGAGCGAGATCAAAGTCGCGACCAAAATGGTCAACATCACGAAACGCTACTTTGCCGAACGGGCCGTCGCTGCGGACATCATCAAACTCTACGGTTCGATCGAACTCGCCCCGCTTGTCGGATTGGCCGACATGATCGTCGACGTTGTCGAAACGGGAAGTACGATGAAACAAAACGGCCTGGAAGTGGTGGAAACGATCATGGAATCTTCCACCCACCTGATCGCCAACAAAAACAGTTTTTTCGAGAAAAAAGACGAAATCCTCGACATCTACGAAAAAATCAATACGCTCCTTTACGGCAGTCGGTAA